The Elaeis guineensis isolate ETL-2024a chromosome 3, EG11, whole genome shotgun sequence region CACTTTAGGAGGTTTGGGGTGGACCAAACTTGAACAACCTTATTTTTCATGTTAGAAAACACCAAATTATTatgtttaaaattaatatatacagGGAAGTTAGGAAGGCCTCTCTCAAAACCTTAACATTGACCAAAATTGGATTGTCGATTTTATAAGCAAAGAATACAAACTCGTCAATATGGTTGCAGATATTCCCACACATTATAACCTGAGAGTCTTGGTCAATCTGTTTGAGACTTTAAGGATGAAGATATGATTCATTATAAGTTTCAGAATTATTTTTTTGACTGCCTCTTAATGCCAGTCCTACTCTAAAGGCAAGTTTAGGAGAGAATGACATCCATGAGAATTTATGAGGCACGTAGTCAAACATACATGATTTGTTACGCAGGTTTTTTTTGATGGCTCATGTAGCAACAATCTAAAATGGTTTAGATATTGAGAATAGATGAAGAAGGCTTGGTTTGATATTACCGGGAGATTTATCTATCTTTGAGAAATAAACTATGAGGTGAACATTTGACTCAGAACACAGTTCCAAAGTTAAACAATCAAGTAGCAAAAACAAAAAACTTATTTGCTAGCTTGAAGGTTTTGTATGTAACTAGTTTGCATGAGATATCAAATCTCGTTCTTAAAAATTCTTGTGAAAATGTCTTCTCCAAATTGGGGGCAAAATTAGTAATCGATATGCACTATAGAGAAAATTCCTCCATTTTCTGATTTTGTTTTTAGATATTAATGCACCTATTATGTTTTCATGCTGCATCATTTTCCCATTCTTCAAGTCTTTGGTTATTGGGTTGTCGTCAGGGAGAAATGGTacttgatttttttcatcacaggTTCTGGTCCAAACAATGCTTATACTAATCTGTCAAATTAGAGGTCATTGAAATCTCCATGAAACTAATGAGTAAATTGTCCATATGTAATCACTTATGTTTCTAAAAAAGCCGAGTGTTCTTTTTAATCTCGTTGTGCATTGACAAGCTAGTTCGCTCCTGTTGGTGCACCTTGACTATCTCCTCTCTAATTGATTTGATTGAATTCATGCCTGTGCACACTCTTTCAATATTGATATTACCTTCCTTTTGGCATTCATGAAAACCCCTTCCAATCTCCTGACCACTCTTGGAAACAAATGACAGAAGAAATTCTTTTGTTTAAGAGCCACCTTGCTTGCATTGTAATATTAATGCAGGAGAGCACAGAATTGACTAGGAGCAATTTTAACTTCCACAACTCAGGTATTAACACAACCAACATCTCAAAGAGTTAGAACTTCACAAGTGATGTCTTTCCCCCCAAGTGCATGGCAAAAGATAAAGTAGTAAAGTATTCCATGATTTCAAGAGAATCTTCAAGGCTGTATTAACTTTATCTTGTCCTTGTGGGAATGAATTTGAAGTAGGTTGTAGAATCATTGCATTTGCTTCTCAGGTCTCTTTACTAGATATACTGCATGTCATTTTTATGCTTGCTTTATTCTTGAATTATGGTTGCCTCATACGACTTTGGCTTTGCTAGTGATAAGGTGTTCAAGGTAAATCTTTTTACAAGTTAGCTTATATGGAATTTGTTGCTAATCACTTTTGatgtatacatacatgcatacaaacAAGGTTTGCTATACCTTACCAAAGTGGATGGTATGGGGTGTATCGTACCAGTTTGGTATTGGTGCGCGCTATGGGGCTAGGTACCAAGATGGCAAACCTTGCACACAAACACGCATGCGCGCACGCGCACACACACTCtctatttatctatatatctattTGTTTGTCTATCTATCTGTCTGTCTGTCTATCTATCTGTATATATTCTTGTACTAATTATGAGAATCTTGTTCCAGGTTGATTTGGAGCACAACCAATATAGGTCATTTCAAGGATTGACTTGTTTGATGCAAATTTCTACAAGAACAGAGGATTTTATAATAGACACCTTGAAATTGCGTATTCATGTTGGTCCATACCTAAGAGAAATCTTTAAAGACCCCTCAAAGAGAAAGGTGTGATTTTCTTTATATTCTTTTGTCCAAATCTTGTTTGATAGCTTATTCAATTTGTTGTTTGTTCTTACGTTTTCCTTCAATAGGTCCTACATGGGGCAGACCGCGACATATTATGGCTTCAACAGGACTTTGGCATATACTTGTGCAACCTCTTTGATACAGGGCGGGTACTATCTTGATCTTACAATTCAATACCTATCCCCAGTCGTATGTGCTGTTAAGTGAATGTGCGGCATGCTATTAATTGCAACCTTTGTAGCCTAATAGCATTCTTACCACCACCTTTTTCTGTGAATGTTTCTATGTCCATCAATTTGCATTTTCTGGACTTTTTCTGTGAATGTTTCTATGTCCATCAATTTGCATTTTCTGGACCAAAAAACTTATTTTAGTGCTTTTATTTTTTGGGCTTTAAGAAGGAAGGAAGGATGTACATAAATCAATTTGCATTTTCTGGACTTTTTCTGTGAATGTTTCTATGTACATAAATGGTGTATtgaaatgatgatgatgatgatgatgatgatgatgatgatgatgatgagacaTCTAATTTAGTTTATATGTAATCATATCAAATTTTGAGATTATGGTTACATATTGGAAGGTGGAGTTAGGGAGATGCACAAAATTAAGGATGGAAACAAGCCGAGCTTAGGTGGGATTGTCCAAGCTCAAACCTAGGTATTTAAGTTCAGTTTTAGTACGGGCCTAAATTTAACATTTTCTTGAGGCTAAGCTCCTGCCCAATTTTGATTTTGGCTTGAGGTCACAATCTTGATGGGCATTAAGGGGTTTTCAAAGAGGTTGGGCAATGTAATCATATTGAATTTTGATATGATAGTTACATATTGGATGGGGGTTTGGAAGGTGGAGTTAGGCAGGTGCACAAAATTATGGAAACAGGCCGAGCTTAATTGTGATCGTCCAAGCTCAAATCTAGGTATTTAAGTTCAGTTTTAGCATGGGCCTAAATTTAACATTTTGCTGAGGCTAGGCTCTAGCCCAATTTTGATTTTGGCTTGAGGTCACAATCTTGATGAGCATTAAGGGGTTTTTGAAGAAGTTGGGCACTATGGCCATGGTGAGAAGGGAAGGCATGGAGGTTGTCATGAAGTTGGTGGGAGAGGCCTTATGGAAAGGGTGCTCAGGAGCTAGTGAGTAGCTGCATGCGCATGGGAGGAGGCTGGCTTGGATGGGTGGGCTGAGATTGGAAGGAGTGTGTCAAGGACATGCATAGGAGGTTGTTAAAGGTGAGGCAGTTGTAAAGGTCCTAGTGGAATTGGGTGATGGTGTAATTTGGGATCCACGAAATGAGGCAGATGGATGCTATAATGAGTTGGACAGGGTTTGGGTTATAGGTGATGAGATGGATCGGGTGTGGGAGGTCTGGTGGAGAATGAGATGGACAGAGTCAATAGGCTAAAGGATGAGGCTAGTAGTAGGTAGCAGTTGATGGGAAGCCTATAGACTAGAGGGAGCCTGGTAATAGTGTGGCCTGGGCATTGCAGACAAAGGAGGCCGATTGGTTTATGGGGCTTGAGAGTAGGGATCAGGGAATAAGGCAGGTTATGGGTAGTGACGAAAGGAGGCCATCAGGTTGGGGTTGTTGATAGAGGTGAGGAAGGCTGGGGGAGGGGGCATCAAGTGGTCACCAAGAGATGGAATGAGGATAGTAAGGTGGTTAAGATTTGTTTTAGAGTATGGTTGTTCTTAATATTCCATTTTGAAAGGATCGCTAAGATGTTTCTGTGAAATATATTGTATTTGTTTTTGGCTTGGTGTACCTTGTGTGAAGCCAAGTGTTGCTTGAGCTTAGCTTGAAGCTTCTTCAGCTATTAATTTTGTGGTCTGGATGAACCCAAAACTGTGATGAGTTGAGCATAAATCCTCGCCTGAAGGTGGCCCAGATCTATTTCCAGCCCTAAGAattttgtgtgtgtgtatatgcaaGCGCACGCATGGTTCTATCTGCATGTGTCTGCACGCACGTGTTTCTATTATTTTGCCATTATTTGTCGCATAATGCAAAATCAATCTTTTTAGGCACGTAATGTTGTTAATTGCATAATATATTGACTTCAGGCTTAGATGTTATCAAGGAAAAGTCTTTTGTCTATCAGTTTAAGGTCTTAATATACATTTTTATGCCTGGGAGTTTGAATAATTACTTTAATAGCTATTTGTAATTGTTGAGGTATCAGGGAATCGAggactacacacacacacacatgtatttacatatgtatgtatatacatctgTATGAGAGGTGGACTACATACTTTATATTAATTCCTTGAAAAGGAGTTAATGATTCAAAATCAACGATGGACCATCCAAATTCAAGATTATTGTCGAACATGATctacattacaaaaaaaaaaaaaaagcctagaAACCAAAATCCATGTATTTTAATGGTCTTTAACCTAATTATCATATAGGTATTAAAATTTACTGTTTTAATAGCATGTTACCGTGTTTTACTATGATCTAATGATGAAAATCTATTAATTCTAAGTCTACTCATGTTTTAAGAAGTGTAGATCATGATCTatgaagtggattttgaatgtaTATGCTGTGTCTTGTATTTGACTACACTAATGCAATTTGTACTGCTCATTTTCATACCCATTTGATGCGTACATTACAGACTGTCgaaatatatgattttttgtttcTAGGAGTTTTATGTAGTACAGATTATGTGCAGTGATTTTGATCTTCAATTTAGATGGACTATTGTTGATCCTAAAATTGTTAATTCTATTTTTAAGAGGCTAACATAAGGTGtgcaatctatatatatatatatatgtatatatatatatatatgtctatatatatatatatatatatgtatgtatatatgtctatatatatgtatatatgtatatatatataggggtAGACTTGGGTAAGGTCGATCGGATTTGGACTTAGATCCGGTCAGGTCAAACCGGACAATGGGGATCCTAGATTGATGATCCAAGccattagatgtgatctactacctcaaaactacttacatacaaaaaatcatatgatttgaagacccCTAGGCTATACATCAAGTggtcaaaaaatatatctaattcaattttattcactctgtccaatttttgactatttgatgcataggctaggggtctccaaattatatgattttttgcatGCAAGCATATTTGAGGTAGTAGATCACATTTAAcgtcttggatcattgatgtagaacccctattatagagttttgatcggaccggatctgagtccaaatccgattgaTCTGATTCTAGtccggctctctctctctctctttatatatatatatatatatatatatatatatatatatatatgactacTTTTTGACAACAAGCAGTTCGGGTATAGTTGATCACATCTAGTAGCTTGGATCATTAGTCGGGTCCCTGGTAATTCAGTCAAGATTGGCCTTGGTGGGGCTGTTGTGTGGGCATGCACATTTTGGTCTATCATatgtaatatgcatgtatgtatgtgtgtctgtgtgtgtgtgtagatggACTATGCTTCTCTCCTTTCAAGTCGAAAATCAATAGTAAGACACTAAGATCAAAGATCAACACCATTTATCATGATCTAAGCATTACAATTTATTGATTTTTAATTTATGCATGTTTTAACATGCTTAGATTATGGTCAATAAGGTAGATTATCAATTCAATGCTTTATGATGTATCAGTTCAATGCAAAGGTTAGAGATTACTAAATACATGATTTTTGATTTCGTAGCATTTTCAATGGCATCGATCATTTTTAATGCATAGGTTAGAGATTACTAAATTCATTCCTTCATACATTCATTTATTAGATTTTGTCTTTGGTTCTTGTTTAGCCTTTGGAAAGTTAAATACGGGCACAACTTTTCTTGggtgattgattttcttttttcttttccttcctgtaCAGGCATCAAAGGATTTTGCATTTGCACAATTTTTTATCCTTGGGTTATTGATTTGATTTTCCTTTTCCCCCTGTACAGGCATCAAGAATTTTGCAGTTGGAGAGAAATAGTCTGGAGTATCTTCTGCATTACTTTTGTGGAGTTAATGCAAATAAAGAGTAGTGTCTTTACCCTTGGATGCATTCTTTACAATTATATGTAATATGTATATCTTTTTATTATGAAATGGCCTTGTAGTTTTCTGTAGTTGTTTCTTTAATTTAAAATTCAATACATTCAGTCAGAGGTTGACCAATTTACCTTGTTTCTTGCAGATACCAGAATGCAGATTGGAGATTGCGCCCACTTCCTGATGAAATGCTCAAGTAATATTTCATTGGAAAGAAGGGCCTATCTATTATAACGAAACTCAGCTGATCATTTTCATTATTTGCACTTTTTACCTGAATGAATATAACATTAGACCATGGAATCTGAGCCAATGATACATTCTATGTGTGCTCTACTTTTTGCAGGTATGCCAGAGAAGATACACACTATCTCCTACATATATATGATTTAATGAAAAGTAGGTTGATATCAGCATCTACAAATGAAAATGATCTTCTGTTAGAGGTACAGCTCTTAGGGTTGATAGATTTTTTGTTTTGGATATGTTAGAAGAAGCCTATGCAAGGCGGATGAAAAAATGGATTACTTTAAAACCATGGAGGAGAAAGTAGATTCTATCTTTTGTTGTCCAAAATCTTTGTTTTATGTCTTCTGTTTAAATATGAGAAGAAACTGACTGCTTGAACAGTATTAAATAGTTTGCTTTTGTTTGTATaatctgatgtatgtggtccaagcCTTATTTGATCATCTTCATAATCATTGGTAATTTGTTCTTGGATTTACCTGTACCAAAAACCAGTCATTTTTTCCTATTAATTGCAGGTCTACAAACGTAGCAGTGAAATTTGTATGCAGCTTTATGAAAAAGAACTCTTGACCGACACATCATATCTCCATATATACGGGTTCGCAGTTTTGCATGTTTGCTAGTGTTGTGTAGGGAATCATTTTTCTCAAGATGACATTTTGCAGTGTTATTTTTCTTGTTAAAATATTGCTTTTACCATACTTTGCCATTTGATTCTTCTCTCCTGACCACATTTGTAACTGCATCATTGACAGGTTACAGGAAGCTGATTTCAACTCGAAGCAACTTGCTGTCGTTGCTGTAAGTACATCACAATCTACTTTAAATTGTATATCACTTCATTGTTTGATTTAGATTGATATCGGTTCTTTTTAGACATTGAGAACTGGAATCATACTTATCTTCTTATGTTATTAATGATGCGAGGCTTGTGGATTTTGTATGATCAAGCCGATATTTCTTTGTCCAATCAAAATTTTCTTTCCTCATGGTCTTAGTGCCACATTTTTGATATCATTAAAAATGAGAAGTTCATATTGTTTTTCTATCTGAGTTAGGCTTGTTTCTGGAACATATTTGAAGCCAATGGAGTCACTATTGCCAGCTGTCTTGAAAGTTCGGATTTCAAGAGATTGCTTGCTCATCATTCTTAATGTCTTTTTGGCTGTTCACTGTTGTAAAATAACATTTCATCGATTTGATAATTTTCGAAAAGAACGTATCTAAAATTTATTGTGGGAACTTCTGGAATTTGTAAAACTATCTCGTCTGTTCATCTGACTGTTCCCATGCATTTGTAACAGGGGCTATTTCAATGGAGAGATAGTATTGCCCGTGCAGAGGATGAGAGCACTGGCTATATATTGCCAAATAAAACTCTACTTGAGATTGGTAATTTGAATGTTGAGCAGGAAGTGCCAtgaattaatattaatatttcttTTGGTGCTAGATATGGATTATCTATTTGACTTCTTTGATATTCTCCTATCTAAAAGCGAGGCAGACGCCCGTCACTTCTGTAAAAGTACGCCGCTTGGTGAAATCAAAGCACCCATTTGTCGAGCGCTATATCGACTCTGTTATAAGCATTATTAGGAGTTCAATTGCAAATTCTGCTGCTTTTGAGAGAATTGCTGTACAGCTGAAGAAAGGGCGGCTGGAAGCTGTAACTTACACATACCTTTCAGAGTAGAgattatgaaatttttaattttttttgtttacaTATGTTGGCATGATATTGTACTTTTTCTTGCCTGCAGTCACCCAAGCAAGATATGGAAGCAATCAGCTGCAATTCTAACTTGGTCACTGCCGTTGGTCAAGATGATCATACCATTGGTGCTAGGAACATTGATACCACTCATAGTGCTGAATTGGCCGCAGCTTCTACAGCTACTATAGGTGATTGCACCAAACCTGCAGATTCTGGACTTTTCAGTGGTCCCATTTGTGCACTGAGGAAATGTCATCaagaagaaaaatcagataaTATGTTATTGCCAGAAAATGGGTGTTCACTCAAGCTATCTGACACAGCTGGAACAATGCAGAAGATGGATAGTGGAAGCACTGAGCATTTACAACCTGCTAGGAAAGTGGGTACATGGTTCTGCTAATTGTTTCTTAATCACGAGGTTGAATTCGTTTTGATTCTATGAAAACACTTTTTTCAGGCTAGCATTGCTTCGGTCCAAATATTGAGAAAGCCATCTTGTGGTTTTGGAACGTTGTTAGGAAATTCTTCTTCCAGGAGAAAGTTTAATGCTGATAAAGGAGGGAATGCTGAACAGGTGTTTAAATTATTTATAGTCTATATCTGGTTCTTTTTGAATCTTTACTTTCCTTTAGttcttttgatgaaaataattatttGGATTGGCAAAATGATCATGAATCTCCATTAGTCAAGTGCTTAAACATGCAATTACTTTTATAAGTTTTAATTTGTTGGTTAATATCATGATCTCAAAGCACACTCTCAGTTACATAGTTGCAACACTGTTGCAGATTTCATTTGTAGAAGTCAAAGCTCATGAGGACGAGACACTTTTCAGAAACAGTTGTAGAAACTGAATTGCATTTGGATTGCAATCTATCTGGGCGTTGGAAATTAATGCATGAAACAAGAAAAGTCAATAAGCTTTATTTCAGGACACAGGTTTCCCAATaactagatatatcagaaaaatgGTTTACTGATTCACATTAATAATGTagataaatataatatgaaaCAGAAAATAATACTGTTctatgtttaatttttttttgtatgtttgGTTTGCTCCTcagttaaaaaagaaaaagaaaaaaatcatattatgcaaCTTGTCACCTTGACCTTTGTAAAGTGGGAGTCCATTATGGATGCACAATTACAACCATGGTGGCATATATTGATCATTTTTGTTGGTTTACATTTGCAGGTCAAGAATGAGAACAAAGTAGAGCAGATAAAATCGACAGTAGCCCTTCCATTCCATCATTTTTCTGGTGGAGAAAAGCTTTCGGAGGTGAGTCCTGAGGTGAACCTCAACCATCGACGGGTAGAGAATCAGCAGCAGTGTACTGGCTATGTCACCGAGATGATGAAATTGGAAGAGGTCATACCATTGGAGAAGGAACCAGACAATTCGCTGTCTGCTGCAGATAGCCCGAAGGCTGATGATAGTAGGAAGCACAGGGAATGGTTCCCTCCTCTACAAGAAAATGGCAGTGGTGGAAGTTTTCAATCAGAATCTGATAATGCGGAGGGGCTAGCATCATCCTTGGATCTTTCCTCCAGTTTTGAGAAATGCTTTCGGTCAATCAATGAGAGGAGAAGCTCTCGTCAGAACCATAAGCCGTCTCAAGAGCCGGAGGTTAACTATCAGTTGAAGCCATTTGACTATGCTGCTGCTAGGAAAAATATGAAGTTTGGAGAGGTCGGAGGAAAGGACATAGCTGAAAGTGATAATCGGCTTCAAACTTCATCAGTTTCGGGAGAGACGCATAAAGGCTTGGCATCTGGTCAGTCTCGAGGTGAAGAAAAAGTGAAGGGCTTTCAGCATCCTCGGCGCCGCCAGGCTTTTCCACCTTCAGGCAACAGAAGCACGACATATCACTAGCACACTGCCAAGGTCTATACTCCATGTATCTTAAAAGTGCCTATTCAGACAAAAGAAAAGAGGTGTTACTTCTAAAAGTttgcaaaagaagaaaaagggaataAGATAGCATCAGCGGCATCacttcccaaaatttttcttgcaaccaGTGCACATTTGTAAGTCATAAATTTTACATGGCACAGGTAAACAGCTTTATTGCTGCCTCTGATTTTGCTATCATTGGACAAATCTAACTAAGTTCTTCAGTAACTGGATCACGAGAGTTTGTGTTTTTGGGGTTTCTCCTGCTAGTTGCAGTGTAACTCGTTGCAGTCCTTGTCGATGCCCAGCTAATTTGGCTTGCGGGATCTGTTGTGCAGAAGAGCCATTAGAAAACCGTGTGGTGCTCACCTAGTCAACCTGGTACCATCTGAATAAATTGTAAGGATCCTATAGAGGTTCGGTTCAAGGCCATCATGAATAACCAtgtcctaataatttttgaagcatCGCAGCTAGTTACATGCGTTGGCTCTCAAATCATGGACTTGCTTTCccattcttcctcttttcttttcattaaattttttggCCCCTGCAATTTCCCGTCATCTTGTGGCTGTGCTTTCTTTCATTACTTGTTGACACTCGGAATTAAATCATAATTCTGCCCTATACAATGGCACGTAGTCAATTTTGGAATTGGAGAATCTCTCCATTCGTCCTTCAGTCTGGTGTGAGTTTAGTGGAAGTTTTTGCTAAAATTAGAGAAGCAGCGGGTCTCTTCTGATCCTCTGAAAACGCTGGCATGGTAGAGAAGCTGCATTAGCGAACGAGATGAGACATTCTTTCCTCGTGTGGATGCATTATGCAGACGAGAGaagcaatattttttttatgtcaaTGTATATTTTTCTCTCCATGTCTCTCCATTGTTAGAGAGAGAATTATTGATTTGGAGAATAGTGATTTCTTTATTATTCTCTACTTCCCTTATTTTTCCAAAGAAATGATAGAAACTTGCCTTCtcccttatttttattttcttaatccAAATAGTACGGTCTAGGAAAGAGATTCTCTCTTGTTTAAACGTGTCTCAATTCTATCACTTATCATACATCCATCGAAGAAGCCCTTGACCAccttcttcaaaaagaagagtctTAATTTCTGTCAATAAAAGGATGTAGCTGCACaagttgaaaaaaatagaaaatctttGTCACGCCTCCATCTGAAGGCATGACCTAAGTAGTAATTTATGATCAGTTGATATAcacctttaaaatatttatctgaCGTCCCAATACACATCTCTAGATGAAACGATATATAGTTTTCATaaacttttaaatataaaaatcttagaaaagaagagagatttgaaAGAGGAGAAAGGGCCTCGAGGTGTGTATTGGGTCATTACTGGGTGTGTATCAAAAATACTTATAATATATATCAATAAGCTATTTAGTGTGTATCATTTGTTCATATACTGTATACTGATAAatgtatcaaaaatatttataatatatatcaatAAGCTATTTAGTGTGTATCATTTGCTCATATACTGTGTACTGATAAATActatattttgaaaactatgtATCGCTTTATCTAGAAGTGTGTATTGAgatgttggatgaatatttttttagatgtgTATCAACTAATCATATAATGTGTATTGATGAATACTAAGTTTggtaaattatatatcaatttagctGTAGGTATATAATAAATCATTGCTGGAtgtgtatcaaaaaagcttacaGTATGTATCACTTGGTTATATATTTAGTGTGTATCATATGGCTATATAGTATGTATCGCTATGTACTGAaaacgagaaagaaagagaatgctTTAATCATGGGactaataattttttcaatagaaAAAGTCTTTGACTTTTAGACTCATACTTTAAGATTAGTATTAAGGGACACGTGGCACATTATGAATCCCACCCCATATGATCTTTTATAATGCCCGCTCTATATGATTTGTTCAACCTTGTTTCTCTTTGGGACAGCATAAACACATGGAAAgcttgatctgatcggctccttcaATTGTCCGAGATTAATACATTTGAACATATACAAATATGATTTGTTCAACCTTGTTTCTCTTTGGGACAGCATAAACACATGGAAAgcttgatctgatcgactccttcaaTTGTCCGAGATTAATACATTTGAACATATACAAATAGGAGGAAAAATTATATATGGAAAAAGAATCGCAAAAGTAGTGGAAAAGgttgaagaaagaaagagaaagcaaAAGATAGCAATCACATGAAGAggagaaattatattttttgctcGGTGTACTAGCTCAGCAATACATCAGGCTAATTCTTTTCCACCATATGGATAATCTGGCCTCCTCAGcataaggaagaaaaagaaaataagcacTCCGCCCTAGCTACATCCATCTCCTGACCGATTAATAGATAGCTAGCACCATTTGTGTCTTGATCTTGTTAAGCTCTAGAGCATCCTCTGACAAAATGATCAAGGAGAACAATCACATTCATAAACATAGTGGAAAAGgttgaagaaagaaagagaaagtaaAAGATAGCAATCACATGAAGAGGGGAAATTATATTTTCCACTCGGTGTACTAGGTTAGCAATACATCAGGCCAATTCTTTTCCAGCATGTTGATAATCTAGTCTCCTCAACataaggaaga contains the following coding sequences:
- the LOC105042368 gene encoding protein RRP6-like 2 isoform X2, with translation MEEDFPNPESSLKHKAEALQALVSGPLAAASARLSGRSRGIASGKDFHFYNNFDVFKAPAREIVAKCDSSLRGVASSGPLWGSKKPPRLPDDLDDAFDWLVNLNDEFLERFGVSVDEFKSLREKEEESGGKISSMDLDGGFQMVYGKKKKGSMRESEKDDEDRALSSAAGVKVVSRDKKTTAPRSKVPFHIPSIPRPQDKYNILVNNKNQPFEHVWLEKSEDGSRFIHPLVDLEHNQYRSFQGLTCLMQISTRTEDFIIDTLKLRIHVGPYLREIFKDPSKRKVLHGADRDILWLQQDFGIYLCNLFDTGRASRILQLERNSLEYLLHYFCGVNANKEYQNADWRLRPLPDEMLKYAREDTHYLLHIYDLMKSRLISASTNENDLLLEVYKRSSEICMQLYEKELLTDTSYLHIYGLQEADFNSKQLAVVAGLFQWRDSIARAEDESTGYILPNKTLLEIARQTPVTSVKVRRLVKSKHPFVERYIDSVISIIRSSIANSAAFERIAVQLKKGRLEASPKQDMEAISCNSNLVTAVGQDDHTIGARNIDTTHSAELAAASTATIGDCTKPADSGLFSGPICALRKCHQEEKSDNMLLPENGCSLKLSDTAGTMQKMDSGSTEHLQPARKASIASVQILRKPSCGFGTLLGNSSSRRKFNADKGGNAEQVKNENKVEQIKSTVALPFHHFSGGEKLSEVSPEVNLNHRRVENQQQCTGYVTEMMKLEEVIPLEKEPDNSLSAADSPKADDSRKHREWFPPLQENGSGGSFQSESDNAEGLASSLDLSSSFEKCFRSINERRSSRQNHKPSQEPEVNYQLKPFDYAAARKNMKFGEVGGKDIAESDNRLQTSSVSGETHKGLASGQSRGEEKVKGFQHPRRRQAFPPSGNRSTTYH
- the LOC105042368 gene encoding protein RRP6-like 2 isoform X1, with protein sequence MEEDFPNPESSLKHKAEALQALVSGPLAAASARLSGRSRGIASGKDFHFYNNFDVFKAPAREIVAKCDSSLRGVASSGPLWGSKKPPRLPDDLDDAFDWLVNLNDEFLERFGVSVDEFKSLREKEEESGGKISSMDLDGGFQMVYGKKKKGSMRESEKDDEDRALSSAAGVKVVSRDKKTTAPRSKVPFHIPSIPRPQDKYNILVNNKNQPFEHVWLEKSEDGSRFIHPLEKLSVLDFLDRNIGEHEPVKPLPVESTPFKLVEELNELKELASKLRFVNEFAVDLEHNQYRSFQGLTCLMQISTRTEDFIIDTLKLRIHVGPYLREIFKDPSKRKVLHGADRDILWLQQDFGIYLCNLFDTGRASRILQLERNSLEYLLHYFCGVNANKEYQNADWRLRPLPDEMLKYAREDTHYLLHIYDLMKSRLISASTNENDLLLEVYKRSSEICMQLYEKELLTDTSYLHIYGLQEADFNSKQLAVVAGLFQWRDSIARAEDESTGYILPNKTLLEIARQTPVTSVKVRRLVKSKHPFVERYIDSVISIIRSSIANSAAFERIAVQLKKGRLEASPKQDMEAISCNSNLVTAVGQDDHTIGARNIDTTHSAELAAASTATIGDCTKPADSGLFSGPICALRKCHQEEKSDNMLLPENGCSLKLSDTAGTMQKMDSGSTEHLQPARKASIASVQILRKPSCGFGTLLGNSSSRRKFNADKGGNAEQVKNENKVEQIKSTVALPFHHFSGGEKLSEVSPEVNLNHRRVENQQQCTGYVTEMMKLEEVIPLEKEPDNSLSAADSPKADDSRKHREWFPPLQENGSGGSFQSESDNAEGLASSLDLSSSFEKCFRSINERRSSRQNHKPSQEPEVNYQLKPFDYAAARKNMKFGEVGGKDIAESDNRLQTSSVSGETHKGLASGQSRGEEKVKGFQHPRRRQAFPPSGNRSTTYH